The Anabas testudineus chromosome 1, fAnaTes1.2, whole genome shotgun sequence genomic sequence TTTGTCTGACAGCAAAGATGCAGCTAATCTACTGTGacaagcctgtgtgtgtgtacaaggtTATGAAAGCTCTCAGTATCCCTGTAGCTGCTTAGCTGAGGTGTTATCCACGTGAGGTGTAAAGACGTCTGTCAAAgtaagctctctctctctctcgcaaACAGTCACACGCATTTCATACCTTtctttgatgttatttttttagctACAACTCCAGAAATGTTGTCATaaccattttattatttttatccacCTATTTCACAATATCATAGAGGATCCGTGAAGATGCAAATAAGGACAAGCACAACACTGTCACAGCTTTCAACAACCaaaagcaagagagaaagagagtgacagagagagaagagagaggcaAAGAAGGAAACATGAGGaggaaacataaaaatatttgactttttgtttttttgtgtgggCATGAAAGCCCAGGCAGGCACTTTACAACAGGGAATCTAATCCTTTGTGGGGCTCATGGTTTGAGGTATTAGGTGAACAGAATACCGAGAGGATCTTCACCACAGTTCACTTTGCTGCACAGTGTTGACTGGATTCAACTGGATGTGTGGAAATCAAACCATCACCCTGCACAGTGTGGGCGGCTTGTTCCACTGTCTCTAAACATGATGTCCGATCTGAACTTTGAATGAACTTCAATCAGGAGATTAAGCACATCCCATCTGCCTTCTTGTTGTGAAGAAGTTAcaaatgaaatgtcacaaaGCCCACTGAAAACCAAAGAGGCAGTCTGATCTGTAAAATGTGGCACGGAGAGCATCACAGTTGACGGTTAAAACTGGAGTAGTTGACTAAATCATCGTCATCTGCTATAGTATGAGGGATTTACCATCCACACCATGAGGATGTGGACATTTCAACGCAGAACCTTACAtccattcattttattctgaaatatcATGGTTTAAAGGTGGAAACGAAACAAATGTCAGATTATTGTATAATCATGCTCACTGTTTTTTACCATCTCTATCTATTGTCTCTGTGTATTAAAagtcctgttctgttttttctattCCCACATGATGTAAAGATggcttaaaaacacacatctttcATTCATTGAGACAAAATGCAGCATCTGGCttcaaaacaaactgctgatgcaattcacattaattatttttaatttccttattctgcttgttttgttgttctttggTTCGTTGGCTACGAGAATGATGGCAGCTTGGTTTTATAATTGGTTCAAAACATCCTGTATGAgtcagtgatttgtttttcatacGACTTTCATCTGCTAAGTCATGTACAAAGTACAAAATGGTCATCACACAATCCACTGGCCTGGTCACGTGAGGCTCTGATTTACCCAAGAGACACGTGGGCTTCAGAATATGAGCCAAACCAACTTCTTAcacattttgagtttgtttctttagtgatagaaaatgtgactttggTCATGCAATTATACTTACATTCCATCTGGTTTACATTCAAGGATACAAAATAATTTTACCAAACTCACTGAATTAATCACAATATCTGTGTCTGATAGGTGCTTTGTTAGACATCAGGTGTTTACTGTATCTCACAGGCGAGTCGAGACCTCTGTCTGCAGGACTGTGAGGTGCGATAGGCTACAACAGGGGGGAGCAAACTGGCACAGAGCAACATTAGCAGAGATACGCTacacaatttacatttataagACCACTGTTTTACCAAATAATGGTATGCAATATCGAAAAACCAGGAGCACACAGACATTATTCAACAGGATCATATACAGttaaaaatgaacagaacatattttgttttccactgagTGTTGAAATGTTAAAGCATGACAGAGTTTTAGCATAAAACACAACCAACGGGGCTCAAAATGAGAAAAGACGGGACTGTGTGTCACTTTGTTGTAAAATTAAGAAACCCATAGATGTGGCAtcattaaatgttcatttcatAACTTTACCTGAACAACTATGTATGGTTATCAGGCCCAACAGATTAGTGGGTGGTATGTTTAACCCTCATTGTTGAATCTTTCCATAAGAGTCCTGTTCATGCCAGAAGTTGATCCACCCATGCAACCTTCAATAAAGTGATTCTGTGACTAAACTCACTGTATCTCATTGCAAAAGTAAACACGAGTGTGGACaccaagacaaaaaaacaaaacagatacacCACTCTTAACAACGTAATAGCTCCGTCCTTCAGTCCTTCAGTAAATTCACTGTAATCTCCGATGAGACTCGCCTTTAAACTCCTGAACCGACCCCTAAACTCACCCATCAAATGCGACCACTTTGGGCCGACGGCTACCAATCACCATTCATTGTTTGGGACTGGAAGGATTGGATCTCTGAGCAGAATGACAAGGGTCCAGAGACTCCTTGGTGGCACCACCATACACATCTACGTCGTGGTCGGTCCAGGGGGCGATGTTGCCGAGCGCTGAGGAGCTGCATTCAGCCAGGGCGGCAACCTCTGCTGGCTTCAACACCCGATCCCACAGGTTGAACTGGGACAGCTCCCCCACCAGAGCCTGAGAGGCATCAAACCGCCCTCCCAGTGTATCCTTAGATtggaagagaaggaaaaacaaagggTGGGGTGTCAAATAATGTGACCATGAACAGCCAGACTTGGGATTATGGGATTATTATTGGGACTGGGTTTTGTTTAACACTAATCTAGGGGCTGCACAGTTCTTTATTAGTTCTTGATGGGCCTTTAATGCAACTGCAGACACAACCCAAAGCTGAAAAAGTACATCCACCTACCTActcatgtgtttttcttctaacCCGCTGTGCCCTCCTCACTTCTCAAACCAAACCTACACACTTGTCGATGGCCCAGAAACGCTGATCAAACCACCCGGAGGCTGCTACAGTGAGTACTACAGGATTCATCCACACAGTATCCAAGCTGTGACTATTGCTAGTCTTAAATAATGGTTTTAGATATAACGACTTAAAAGAACAAGGTGTTATGACTTGAAATTCAAAAACACAGGGTTTCTCGTCTGTTCTTGGTTTATTCAAGATCTTCACAGTTATTTAGCTggaacaggaatataaccaaCTAACTTTTAGTTCCTCACTTTGGTTGCTGCTTGAATAATTGGTGTACTACTACTTGCTGGTTAAATAAGAATGAAAATGCAGCCGAACCtttattcatacacacaaatactgtgttTTGATGATCCCTTCTAAATAAGATTATCAGTTGTGACGGGAATGTCCTGGGATTTTCCCCATAAAATCTGGTCAACACATCCACACAACAGCAATTCATCATTCATCCTCCACACAGATTAATAAACTACTCCcactcgctctccctctctctaaaAAACATCCATTAAATCAAGTCTTGTTGCATCATTGCAGCATCTTGCAAAATTGGGCTCCCAGCTCTCTGCTTTTTTATCCTTTATGCAAGGATGATGAGCTTCAAAGCTTTGGGTTGTTCTTTTGACACCAGGCAGGCGGGATCATATCAGGTTTCATAAGAGTTATGTAACGCGGATGTCTCACTAATGAAGAAGTGGCAGCCTGGTGTCAAGATAATCACCATTAGGTTTCTGTCTGTTCATGTGTGAAATGATAATAGGACGCCTTAAAATAGCTCTTCCTTTCTATGTATCCATGTGTCGTGCATTCATCAATCTGTTCATCCATCTATATTTTTCATGGTGAGTCAGTATTTATCCACCAATCCATTAATTTGCTtgtgcatccatccatccatctatctgtTCATCAAACTGGAAGACCATGACTCACCTCTACTCACCTCTATGAAGTATGatttattcatccatccatttatccTTTCATCCATCTCTCAGTTTTCTTATCCATTCAACTGGTAAAATAGATCCATCCATCTCACTCATTTGTTCATCCATTGCTCCACTAATCTGTCAGTCAATCTGTTcactcatacatacataataatCAGTTCACCAATTTGTACAAACATGCATCTCACCTGTTCCTGTCCCAGTATGAGGACGCCTCCTGGTTTGATCGGGTGCCAGGCAGCCAgtccctctcccctccccttcAACTTCCCCCCCTGGTAGGCCTTCCACACTCCATCTCTGAGGGTCCAGCTAACACAGATGTGTTGCCACTCGTCCTGTGGTAGGGACAGAGGCAGCTGCGCCACCTACAGGTCGGAGAACACAGCGGTAGTTACATCTTCCTAAAGAGTGAGGACCACTGGGCTGCAGTACAACACATCCAGCTTGCATTTATCAGCAGTCTCCTGGACACTGGACACGTTTGGGCAGTAATCAGGACACAATGATGGTTTATGTCAGTGAAACTACACCGTGTGGACAGTCCAAACCTTTCTACCGCTAGAGTTTCAAACCCCCACCCCTCTCTGCCAGGGGAACTATATGTGTAAGCACCATAACAGGTACACAttaatgcaaaacataaaacaactgcTGCAAAAAGCTCACCTCTGTGCCGACTGCCCTCAACAACTTATCTTTGCTGAAAGCCCCACTgttacaaatgtaataaaataaactggAAACACAAATTTCAACATAGTTTTTATccaaaaactgacaaaaacatccAAGTTAATATTCCCATTGGCTGGTGTTTTAATTCAGTAGCAAATCACTTCTTTTCACTGCTCTAAACATATTTTactgcttctttttgtttctcatgtttttactgttcaGGAGTAGCatctgtttatgttttgcatttattttcaataGCAGGggaatacattttttgtttgtttgtttttgtcttaaatCCATAAAAAAACATAGAGTGGGACTGACACACGTACAACATAGTTTATATAGAACGATAGTGTCTTCAGAGACTCAAAAATCTAATATAAGCTGTATTCATGTACATAGTTTGACATGTAAAGATCATTTTTTTACTCAGTGGGTTATAAAAAGTCTCAAACTAGCCTTCACTGTTCTGTAGAACAACACCAcaataaacaaactaataatGATTTGCTTGGCAGGCTGTTTCAGTCGACAGGCTATAAAGACGTCTACAGGGCGCAAAACGCTCGTTCTTTTTCCCAGAAGGGgtcatttatttccacatgtAAGAGCAATAACAATTTTACAACTGTTGCTTTCTTGTCGCACAAATACACCGTATTTCTCTTTAAACCACTTTATGTGGGATTCAAACCTGCGCACCTTGTCGTTGATGAGCAGCTCCACGGGGTTGTGGACTCCCTGTAGCAGCACCAGCTCATTAGGCTGTCCCGGCACCGAATAGGAAAAAGGAGTCCCAATTCCCCCTTCTTTTGCCTTCAGCCATACACAGGCGGTGAAGGCGTACATCTCAGTAATCTCTTTTCTCACCAGCCCGTACATGTAGTTGGTTCTCATGGGGAAAGACAGGACGAAGCCATCAGGGAACGACGGCTCCGTCAGCGCTttggagacacagacagaggagataAAGGGAAATAGTGAGACAGAGTAgtagagagagaaggaaagtaGTGGAAGAAAATAAGGAGGGATGATGCGTTAATGGCCAATTTATGCAAGGACACTGGTAACGCTCGTCTTACTCGTCcctgccagacacacacacacacacacacacacacacacacacacagtgcctaGAAAGAGCTCAAGTGCTACAGTTAATGATCATCCTCTCTAACTCAAGGTCACAATGCAGCTCTTAAGGCAGAGAAGATGTCTGAAGGTTTTGAAGATAACGGAGCTAAAAAGAGAATAGAGAAGTgccttctctttccttttaaCCTCCCTCTTTGCACCTCGTGAAGTCGCAATCCCTCCTCGGCACAGTCTCTCTTCAAGTCTTCCTCTTCCACTAAAACATTTGTGCCTCTTCACCTGCTTCAGCTACAGTGATGGTGCACGGCTGGAGACAATTTCACTAACTTACAACCAATTAAACGATACTGACTTTTCCAAACTACTGACGACAAACAGGAGTCCTTAATAGAAATTCATAGGATTTTGAAGATTTGTGTAAAAGCTGCAAATGATTTGAggaaatgttcattttcatttacaccTCCTGGCCCCATCTGACATTTCACAACCTTCAGCACTCTTTAATCGTCTTACAGCTCATTCTCTACTGCTGTGATGACCCAGTTCACCCACAGTGctcattaaaattttattttatcctcCTCCTGCAACGATCTCAAGTACATCCACTTGGTAATGTGGATGTTTACCTCAGTTCATCCATACATCTCCTCCTTCATTTATTTAGCCACCACTCCTTCTATCCTGCTCTTCCTCCCCCACACTCACTGTGTTCCAGCTCGGTTACGCGGTGGCTGACGGTGTCGATGCCCTGGTTGATCTTCTCGTGTTCGCCCTGCGTCTCCTTCCTCATGGCCTGACGCTCCTTCTCCAACATCTTTATCTTCCGCTCCAGCTCCCCCTCCAGGTCCTCCACCCTCCAGGTGCCCTTTCCACGGCCAGGGGAACCCTTCGATGGGGCTTTGGGGGCGGAGGAAGAGGGGGATGCAGGACGGCGTCCCCCTGGAGGATGCGCTGCaggtgaggaggaagagctGCCAGTGGGTGGAGCAGGAGCACTGTTACCAGCTGGGCTGCTCCCACTTTTACCCCCAGATGTGTCAGTCAGGTTCAAGGCAGCAGGGCCGATCTCTGCCTGCAGGAGACAAAGTGAGATATGATATAGTAACGTATAAAATCTATAGTGGAAGCAGACGTGATGTTTTCAGCTATAGCATCAGTAGTCATTGAAGAGTTTTtcttgtagtagtagtagttgaaatagcagtattttcttttcattagcAGCTCTTGTGGTGGTAATCTGAACAACCATCAGGTGATTGGACCAACACTGCTacaaagagaaacatttcagaaaCTATTAGATTTAGGTTTACCATCACATCCTGTAATATGTGATCCTCTCCTATATGCGATTTTATATCTAACACAATAACCTGGTAAGATTTTAACTTGTTTGGGACTTGGGTCACTGTCACAAGACCCTGTTTTTATCCTTAGCAGTTTATTTCCTTCCAATTAACAAACGATTCTAACATTATGACGTGCTAAACTAAGAAGGCGGACGTGGTAAACACTAAACAAGCTGAACATTGACAACATATTATTGCCAATATTAGTATTAATAGTTGCTAACGGGTGGATTTTCTGGTACTAAATTAACTTCCTAAGTAGCTCACCACAGTCACGACACAATGCTAAGGTGCTTAAATGCTAAAAGCAATGCATCATTCCCTTTTGTCACTTCTGATATAgactttattattttcatttcttgttCACTTTCTGTGCTGGTTAATTCTCAGAATTTGTCATATGTTGCTTTGATCTGTGGAGCTTCTCGTGAATGGAAATGCAGATCTCTCCTTCCCTGATTAAACAAACATCTTGGGCTTCCTGAGCATGTGTTGATCAGGTATCCAAAATCAATAATCACAGTGATTAATTGTTATTTGTTGGTCCTCATACTGAATGCTAAAGTCAGAACATGATGACACGATAAGCAGATAGAGTCTGTTCCTATCTTCTTGTAATAGcatcaacacaaacattttactaTTCACTATCACAGTCATAATGATGCAGGAAAAAAGCTGCGGGAAGAGGAGTAGCACGGAAAGAGGTGTTATATTGATGATAGTTGTAGCCCAGCAGTGGCAGGATTAGTattcacagcagaaaaacaaggtGTTGGTGAAGCAGCAGTAAAGAGAGGGATGCTGCTGTTGGTGTGGATTCAGCTGCAAGGGGGATATATAATATCAAGAGAGTTGCTGATGCAGGACAGGATCTGGATATCCTGGGtataaattcacacacacacacccacacaccacacacacacaccacacacacacacacacacacacacacacagacaagctcACTGATCGTGCTGgcagtgatgctgcagtgtgtgtggttgtaaCCCTCCCTACGCACAGGCTGGGAACCTGACTCCCTCCACCACCCTCTTTCCTGTCCAGCCAgcttcatcttttatttatgtctCTATCCTGCTGTTGGATGCGGAGGTGGAGGGTAAGCGTCAGGCATGATGGGGGTGGTGGAGGGTGGGGGAGTGTTGCAGAGCAGGAGCAGGTGGAAAGATTTCCCATGGGTTCACGGGGGAGCGtgtgcaaaaacacaagaaGTGCCTGTGTCATGAGTCACTTGTCAGAGGAGATGTGAGGTGAAGATAAAAGAGGCAGAGATGgataaagagagggaggggacgCAAACATCAGGGCACATATGAGCACACACGACTGCACAGGCCTCTAAACCCACTCACTGCCACTGTCTCTGTGCAGCCAGCGGCACTGGGGGCTGTTTGTGgttctttaaaataataatttctgaGGATTACTTGTTCACTTTCACCAGAAAGTTCTTAAACTGCACTTCACAGTGGACATCAACCTCACACGGGGACAACTGGCTGCTTCATGGTCCAGACACAGGTCTGATTTCATGTACAACAGTGACTCACCTGCCTAATTCGGGTTTTTGTCATCACTCCAAAGCTCCTGCTAtcaaacaaaactcaaacagGAGGGTAAACAGCGAGAACAACAGGTTTTGCCAAAGTTTGTTTAGTGCTCCCTGTTTTTCCAGTGGCTTACCTCGAGTTTCTCGATGCGGTCCTTCAGGTCCATGATGGCCCTGGCCAGCTCCTCCACAGCCCGGGCCGTCTGCAGCTGCGCCGCGGCGGAGGAGCTCACATCATCCCCGGCCATGACGCGGCGGTTGCCGCTCCAGACCCCGATGCTTCGCTCCGGGACGCTCCTTTCGTCCTCCAGGCCGctctcacactcactcagcTTCCCCGTCAGCTCCCGGATGGTCCTCTGGTCCATGAGGATCTGGTCATTCTGCTGTAGGACCGTCTGCCGGAGCTCTTCCGCGGTGGTTCTGAGGTAGGTCCAGTCCTCATCTGCGCCTCCGTACAGGGGGTCGTCGGCCTGGTGCTGCTCCCGCCGCTGTCTCAGGTCTTTGGTTTTGCATTCTCCCACCGGTACCGGTGTGCAGATGAGCCGGCTGAAGCTGAACTGTTTCGCGGACCCTCCGCCGGTCTCCTCCCCGAGGTTGAGCTCGTTTAGCGTGGGAACCTCCAGACCGATGCCCCCGAGCCCGTTCCCTCCGTCGAAGGACTCGGCGCCGTGCAGAGCGCCCAGCGGTCCGGCGTGGGCCACCGATCCGGGCTCCAGGGGCTGGAGCAGCGTCTCAGATGTCAGGGTGCCGTTATCGTTGAGAGGTGCGGCGCGTTTCCGAGGATAGACACTGGCGATGATGCAGATGACCGCGCCGAGGAAGGCCAACGTGCCCGCTCCCACCAGAACCACCACGAACTTCATCCTGACTGTGGAGATCGAACCAATTAGGGTTCAGAGAAAAACTGGATAGTGAATAAAATGTTCTCGGAGCCTGAGCAGTAACTGTTAGAGCTGCATCCCCTGAATATAATCACGATGTAGTCAGTCGATTAACTAAACTCTGATATTTCAGATTCACACCCCGAGCTGCAGTTTGCTGAGAAAAATGGGCCACTTACACGAAGAGGAGTTGTTTGCTGGAGGCTCTGCTGTTTTCCTCTCGCCGCCCTCTGTGTGATACTGATGGCACCGCGCTGTCTGGACCAGAGATGCTGCCTCTCCGTCTCCGTGTTGCTAAGCTGCTCTCCTCCATGCGTTACCATGGGGACCGCGGGGAGAGGAGGAGCGAGGCTGTGGGCATGCGTCAGTCAGAGCAGAGGTGAGGTGagcctccagctccagcagcagcagcatgagcaGACAAGGTGGTGTTGTGAGGACCAACAGTTTTATAccagtgaggacattttggctTCACGTCTGTCAACACTTCAAAAGGCTGTTTGAAGATCAGGACTTGGTTTTGCTGTTAAGGTTGAAAAATAGGTTTAGCAGGTGTGAGAATTGTAAGTGTAAGTCAGTAAAAGTGCCACATGCTCGAACTCCACTGGGAAATATTTCTCTGTACACAACTACCAAACTTCACGCTGCTGATAAGATGAGTGCACAAGTTCAACGTGCACCtcataaataatgtttctgcaAATAAGAGGCCAAAAATATCAGCATTGAAATGTTAAAGTAGGCAGCTCATTGAAATTTGTAACTGCTGCCAGGTggtaaaatctaaataatgtaTTAGTTAATTTAAAATTTCTATTAAAACAATCTGCCTCTGCAAAATATCTAATAACTCAAAGTGTCAGATGAACGTATTGGAGGACGTGAGTAGATTTCCTGCTGATTTACAGCGAAGTAAAATGGAAACATGCAAGTAAAGTATCTCAAAACTGTACTGAAGCACACTACTTGAGTAAATATACTTTGTTACTGTACTTCGACTGTGTTTAAGGATAAAAGGCTAGGaaatgtaaaagtgtgtgtgtgtgttagtttgtgtaACCCTGAGAAGATCATTGTAAaaagtaaagacatgaaaacattagtTATTTGTAAGTGAGTGTTGCGTTTGTTGTAGTTTGATTAAATTCTGTtagaaataaagatattttgaatttttcaatttgtcaaatcaaaaaataaataaataaaaactaaaacctctGAGAGCCTGCATGGATTCACAGGAGATGAAATAACACGTGTGATGGAAAAAAGAAGTCACAGTCAATTTACAGTGAGTGGTGGAGGTCAGAGGAGGAGATACTGCAGAGCAgaagatgagaggaagagagaggaagagaaaaagctCAGACCTCAAACACTAAAGCTTTTGGACCGAGTGGGAGGAAGAATGTGTTTTCCTCAAGAGGCAGTGCTAACTAAAACTCAACAGTCACGCTAACAGAAATGAGCCGACCCTGACACAGTAGTCCTCCGTAGAAACATCCTCCCTCTGCAGCTTTTCTTCACACGGTGAATAAACTGCTTTTAAAATCTCTGCTGTTGACATCAGTCCAAATATAAAATGGATGAAATAACATGGTGAAATGGTCTGTTTCCAACGAGGGGAAGTGAACCTGACAATTCAACCTCTGACAAAATGAGTGGTGGCATTACATACATATGGGATTCTCCTTTTTTCCCTGTGATAAAATGACACAGTTTTCCCATCATTAACTTTACACAGCACTTTATTTAAGCGGCACAAACATGAATGTCAACATGCTCACTGGCAATACAACAGCGCTAACATTCCCCATCTGTGTGCAGTGTGTACGGATGCTAATATTTGCTAATTACaattaaacacaaagtacatGCTGATAGGAATGTCATTAGCTTTTCAGATTACCTAATTGGTCATAAAccaaattatataatataatataatataatataatataatataatataatataatgtaatataatataatataatataatataatataatataatgtaatgtaatgtaatgtaatgtaatgtaatgtaatgtaatttaatataatataatataatataatataatataattttccTAAAACCTCACATTGCTGCCAGGGGAAGGATCATTAGGATTTATCATTTGCAAACCATCTCATTTTGGGTCTTTCCATCTAGTGGTTGCATGGAAATCTTTTTGGTTAGTCAAAAATTCTCGTTGCTGGTGGCACTAAAAGTCAGAGGTCATTAAGTCAGATTAGAATCCAGTGCCGGACTGATCTACATATAAACAGTGACCCTTAGAGCCACCACTTAGCTGCCTAAGCAGTGGATATTCTGTCTTTTACTACTCTACTGAGACGACTCCTGGTGTAGGAGCTGGTATCTCCACCTCTTACTGATGCTTTTATCACTGGATGACTGCATTTCAGCACAAGCTGTTTCCCTTTGATTCAGGAagattgatgttttttttttttttctttgcataacCTTGTGAAACAGGATTGGTATTTCAGAATGAAGCCTCGTAACGAACGTTGCATAGATTTTTTAAAGAGGCTACAATATGTGCTCATCTGCAGAGATAAAGGTCATTTTAATCTTCCTTTTACTTTAGCTCTTTCATTTGCAAGGATTTTACgtctttttcattttgccaTTCACATGTAtcctgcaaaaagaaaatgtaaaagtaggTTCTGACTCACATTAGTGGTATTTTTCCATCTCAATGTCAAAACATCTATTCAGTTACGCCTGAACATCCACCACTGCAGTCCGGCTTTAATGGTGACCAGTAACCCAGATTGTGGATTAATCTCCTGGGGTGGCTGCGCACACACAGATGTGGGCCACTCATATCAAACCATCACTATTTTAGTTCCGTCTGGCTCCCAGTGGTATCCTACTGGGAGGCATATTAACatgagagggggagaaagggagcactcagtgtgtgttttacactgatttCAACAACGTTTCTAGACACACAGATGAATACTCAGGCACTTTGACCTGAGTATCACCCCAGCTTTCACTGTCCATGTTAAATCAGAGGCCATTTTGCTCTGTATCTCTTATCACAGCAAAGTGGCTCAACAGCACCTCTATGTGGGACATTTGGAAACTACTGCAGCAATATTACTGTTAACAGCAGGAAAATCCAGTTTAAAAACCAGTTCCAATCAGATGAAGAGAGCATTTTCACCGTCCGTGAACAGAAATTACAGAAGACACACAGCCTGGATCATGCTCCCTTCTTGTTGTCGTCCTGTTTGAAGACAGGGATTGAACTTTAACATTTTGCATTCATATATCACAAATTTGAAGAAGATTCTTGAATTTATTGCACTTCTGAAGCAGAATAACTCTGCTTTTCAAACTTGGGCTTATTAATTTGTGTGTCAAAGACATAAATCTAACGATTTTTATTCCCACAGCTGTTAATACAGCACATAAACGTACCAAGAGTGCTGTGATATCACCTCTGTAGTCCACCGCTAAATTAAAGGACACTTAAAAGCATcaaaatataacaacaacaacaaaaacaaaaagctaggAAAGCAGGCTGGTTTTTTAAgagcattttaattaaaagcctcgtacaagaaacacacacagaaagcaacaACGGTAACAGGTAACATGACACTGAATACACAATCTGTACAATAAGGGTTTGCAAAACATGCTTCAGAAGTTCAGATACATTACAATGTCATTATGCTCCACCTCCTCATCATTACCAACAATACAATGTACATAATTCATATTAGCATAAAACTGCAGTCTTGACACATTAAAATCAGTCGGAGTTTGCCTTTCAATCAAAGCCATGTTGGActattaaaaaatgtcattcaAATAAACAGCATCACATTAACATTATGCATATTTcaaaaaaagtattaaagtacagtacaaaGGAAAAAAGGCTTAAAAAGCACAATTTTCAATTCATTAAGCTTCTTTATCCATACATTAGATCAACGATCCTTCTTTTTTATTCCCAATTAGTGCCAAATAAATCTAGCACAATTCAAacaagaccaaaaaaaaaaaagcttaaaaaaacaaaagagacataaaataataaaattaagaGCCCTATTTGGTTGAAACATAGGCCACAAAGTCGAGTTGTGCTACCCCTtatgagaaagaagaaaaacattgcTATCAACTGTTGGAAACATCAGCTAGCAGCCTAATACCTTACACATCTACCAACTGCAAGAGTCACTTCTATCCACCACTTAAAAGATAGTAAAGATACAGTAGAAAGAGATACAGTAGAAAAAAT encodes the following:
- the LOC113161812 gene encoding uncharacterized protein LOC113161812; translated protein: MEQSAAGDRIFAAEAILKRRVRKGRIEYLVKWKGWAMKHSTWEPEENILDDRLILGFEQKERQRELHGPKKRGPKPKNFVIKARAQRGETSSRASNTRQNAPRASPSTSSRAAPSPSASPHQLPSMSSSTVAPSPKLNSLAATHKLKKDIHRCHRMSRRPLPRSDPMAPTFSNAGGFPSRMHVSPFSETVRILNRRVKPREVKRGRIILNLKVIDKPGRGGTAAGSRNITAGRQNIPSRNRIIGKKGEAPYRPFQPPLKMLGFPMYGKPFGLQCRGPVPFHSHPGSCSSTGTRNSLTTSSQYQSPPSPSSSSGSEGKSPTATSAAQSQPTTGATPSSEAPKSSKPHTDTQKGQSTKQSAPAPSTDANPTALASPFLPSSPSSSLEDEDEEGAAERLAPTEGGRKNSRQRRAKRQVPATLPLVAAGVQISATTEPQRVPAEGDPDWHPEMAPSCKDVVVTDVTTNLVTVTIKEFPSPASCPGSPSASPENASSPPPATTSDDPSPAKPIGSISTVRMKFVVVLVGAGTLAFLGAVICIIASVYPRKRAAPLNDNGTLTSETLLQPLEPGSVAHAGPLGALHGAESFDGGNGLGGIGLEVPTLNELNLGEETGGGSAKQFSFSRLICTPVPVGECKTKDLRQRREQHQADDPLYGGADEDWTYLRTTAEELRQTVLQQNDQILMDQRTIRELTGKLSECESGLEDERSVPERSIGVWSGNRRVMAGDDVSSSAAAQLQTARAVEELARAIMDLKDRIEKLEAEIGPAALNLTDTSGGKSGSSPAGNSAPAPPTGSSSSSPAAHPPGGRRPASPSSSAPKAPSKGSPGRGKGTWRVEDLEGELERKIKMLEKERQAMRKETQGEHEKINQGIDTVSHRVTELEHTLTEPSFPDGFVLSFPMRTNYMYGLVRKEITEMYAFTACVWLKAKEGGIGTPFSYSVPGQPNELVLLQGVHNPVELLINDKVAQLPLSLPQDEWQHICVSWTLRDGVWKAYQGGKLKGRGEGLAAWHPIKPGGVLILGQEQDTLGGRFDASQALVGELSQFNLWDRVLKPAEVAALAECSSSALGNIAPWTDHDVDVYGGATKESLDPCHSAQRSNPSSPKQ